ATTTATATATAATCTATCATAATTTATCTTATTAAAAAGTCCTTTGATTTTCCTTAAAGATTCTTCATCATCATTTAGCCCTTTTATCATCATAAATTCCATCCAGATTTTACCTTTAAAGTTTTTAGAAAAACTTATCAGTCCATTAACATAAGAATCAAAAGATATACTTTTATGAGGCCTATTGATCCTTTTAAATGTCCTTTGGTCATAGGCATCCAGTGTTGGCATTACCAGATCACTTTCACTTAACTCTTCTCTTACTTTTTCTTCAGACAGTAGTGCCCCATTCGTAATTACGGCAACGGGCTTATCAATATAAGCTTTTATAGATTTTATTAGTTCTCCAATTTTAGAGTATAATAATGGCTCGCCTTCACCAACTATTGTTACAAAGTCAAACTTACATACTCCGTTTTTAATATAAAAATCAAACTCTCCCAAAATATCTTGTAAATCAAAAAATTCTTTTCTTTGGTTTGTCATGTTAACCGTTCTTCCCAACTGACAGTATACACAAGAAAAATTACAAGTTTTTAAAGGTATTGGACTTACTCCTAAGGATCTTCCCAACCTTCGAGAAGGAATAGGTCCATATAAGTGTTGAAAATTCATTGGACACCTCAAATCTATTTTCAATGTTTTTTATCTATTTAAATTATATCAAAAACCCCCACTAAATAAAAATAATAGTGAAACATACGAAAGAAAAAGAAATAAGGAAAAAAGTATCTTTTATTTCCCAATTAAACTGTTTAAATCTTGTTCTCCCTTCCCAACCGCTGTATCCTCTTGCTTCCATAGCAATACTCAAATCTTCAGCCCTCCTCAGGGCAGACACCAACAAAGGAATAATTATAGATATAGCCCCTCTAATCCTTCCGGTCAATTTTCTATCATCAAAGTTAGCTCCACGACTTAATTGTGCCTTCATTATTCGATCCGCTTCATTTGCAATTACAGGGATAAATCTTATAGCTATCGTCATTACCATCGATATTTCATGGGCAAATCGTTTTGGCACAAAAAACCATCTCAAGATATCCTCCAGAGCATGAGCTAAAGAGGTAGGAGAAGTAGTTAACGTGAGAACAGAAGATAACAAAACTGCAAATAATATTCTGAAGGTAATTATAGCGGCATTAAATAAACCGGTATCTGTTATTCTAATAAATCCGATCTTAAAAAGTGTATTTCCTCCTATTGTGAATAATTGAATTACAAAGGCAAAGATAACTATAAACCAAATTGATTTTAAGGATTTCATATAATACTTCAAACTTAATTTAGATAACAACATCAACAACAAAGTATACGAAGACATAATTAAAACGTCGTAAAAGCTGTTTATAGAAAAAGCGAATCCTGCTAAAACGAACAACCCTAAAAGTTTCCCCCTTGGGTCGAGAGAGTGCATCAATGAGTCTAATTCAACGTATCTCCCCAAGGCAACATTGTCCAAAAGCATTTAAA
This sequence is a window from Petrotoga olearia DSM 13574. Protein-coding genes within it:
- a CDS encoding energy-coupling factor transporter transmembrane component T family protein; its protein translation is MLLDNVALGRYVELDSLMHSLDPRGKLLGLFVLAGFAFSINSFYDVLIMSSYTLLLMLLSKLSLKYYMKSLKSIWFIVIFAFVIQLFTIGGNTLFKIGFIRITDTGLFNAAIITFRILFAVLLSSVLTLTTSPTSLAHALEDILRWFFVPKRFAHEISMVMTIAIRFIPVIANEADRIMKAQLSRGANFDDRKLTGRIRGAISIIIPLLVSALRRAEDLSIAMEARGYSGWEGRTRFKQFNWEIKDTFFLISFSFVCFTIIFI
- a CDS encoding radical SAM protein encodes the protein MNFQHLYGPIPSRRLGRSLGVSPIPLKTCNFSCVYCQLGRTVNMTNQRKEFFDLQDILGEFDFYIKNGVCKFDFVTIVGEGEPLLYSKIGELIKSIKAYIDKPVAVITNGALLSEEKVREELSESDLVMPTLDAYDQRTFKRINRPHKSISFDSYVNGLISFSKNFKGKIWMEFMMIKGLNDDEESLRKIKGLFNKINYDRLYINLPMRPPAEDWVKVPEKVRVELAQNILGGISLDFLAKEDFYSSIGDDFEAILSIIKRHPMNQYEIESFLNQRKCENKNVIFEKLGKDEKVEKVQYFGLNVYRLTSVRR